A stretch of the Vulcanisaeta souniana JCM 11219 genome encodes the following:
- a CDS encoding PHP domain-containing protein: MTLPVKADLHTHTVYSDGRGEPRDVIKNALDRGIGILSITDHDTFKGSLKALEFLKNNHKQGSNDELIFIIGNEVRTRRGDVLVLCRDYPGNDDIPRTIPDLLDWVSGNNCVAIPAHPYDALRHGIGDDARKYRWHAIEVFNAGALPIFNWMAKRTARELGLPGVADSDAHVPELVGVAYTVFELDDLSVESVFRALINGRVKAMAHYPGPGLLIKRFSWSIRRRLR; encoded by the coding sequence ATGACGCTGCCAGTAAAGGCTGATTTACATACACACACGGTATATAGCGATGGCAGGGGCGAACCAAGGGATGTAATTAAAAACGCCCTAGACAGGGGTATAGGTATACTCTCAATAACTGACCATGACACGTTCAAGGGCTCACTCAAGGCGTTGGAATTCCTAAAAAATAACCATAAACAGGGAAGTAATGATGAACTCATATTCATTATTGGTAATGAGGTTAGAACACGAAGGGGTGATGTCCTAGTGCTATGTAGGGATTATCCAGGTAATGATGATATACCAAGGACAATACCTGACCTACTTGATTGGGTTTCAGGAAATAATTGCGTAGCAATACCTGCGCATCCCTATGATGCATTAAGACATGGTATTGGTGATGACGCACGAAAATATAGATGGCACGCAATAGAGGTGTTTAATGCCGGTGCCCTGCCTATATTTAACTGGATGGCTAAAAGAACCGCACGTGAGCTTGGTTTGCCTGGTGTTGCTGATAGTGATGCCCATGTTCCTGAGCTCGTTGGTGTTGCATATACCGTGTTTGAGCTTGATGATTTAAGCGTTGAGTCAGTATTCAGGGCGTTGATTAATGGGCGTGTTAAGGCCATGGCCCATTATCCAGGACCAGGATTACTAATTAAGAGGTTTTCCTGGTCCATTAGGCGTAGGCTGAGGTAG
- a CDS encoding HAD family hydrolase has protein sequence MSYRSADRNDDALLTDARRIRAVIFDLDGTLVDTVPLHVKSWIETCKRLGLPMPAPEHVITLMGLKALDIARKLCGDENAEKGLQTKNEIYLSLLGGAKATNGAPELLGILKGRGFIVGVVTSSSRRVAVRALEVTGLDKYIDALVAGDEVTKGKPDPEPLMRILSMLGLGVRDVVVVGDSRYDVEMALNTGVEVVFFLGNYKDPRVISIKNLMDIVHYLGLG, from the coding sequence ATGAGTTATAGGTCTGCGGATCGTAATGACGATGCCTTGCTGACTGACGCCAGGAGGATAAGGGCCGTGATTTTTGACCTAGACGGCACCTTGGTGGATACAGTACCACTGCATGTGAAATCTTGGATTGAAACGTGCAAAAGACTTGGGTTACCCATGCCTGCTCCAGAGCATGTCATCACACTAATGGGGCTCAAGGCACTGGATATTGCGAGGAAACTATGCGGCGATGAAAACGCTGAAAAAGGACTACAAACTAAGAATGAGATTTACCTATCATTACTAGGTGGCGCTAAGGCCACTAATGGCGCACCTGAGTTACTGGGAATACTTAAGGGTAGGGGCTTCATCGTGGGTGTCGTTACCTCAAGTTCGAGACGAGTGGCCGTGAGGGCACTTGAGGTGACTGGCCTGGATAAATACATAGATGCCCTCGTGGCTGGTGATGAGGTTACTAAGGGAAAACCAGACCCTGAGCCATTAATGAGGATACTCAGCATGTTGGGGCTTGGTGTTCGTGACGTAGTGGTTGTCGGTGATTCGAGGTATGACGTGGAGATGGCACTAAACACAGGCGTTGAGGTGGTGTTCTTTCTCGGTAACTATAAAGATCCACGGGTAATCAGCATTAAGAACCTGATGGACATTGTTCATTATCTTGGTCTTGGTTAA
- a CDS encoding DUF1614 domain-containing protein, with protein MSTRYDVKPRLGIRFSLPMSILLFIGLLVISPLLLFIFLVLVSIGIQPLLALTLTLGSLLTSYVNIMIAEVTYYMPFTDLIKFFPIPIIIQRVDKLFLEVNVGGAVIPIVISIYLITEYLTKSIVVIVAFAASLAISSLIIWQSSRIIPNIGITLPTSLPVLLTLIFTLIATTLLHANPLAFSYSLGSLSTLLGADILNVGRVIRTMRGYVSIGGAGVFDGIYITSLMSLILASLYRVLL; from the coding sequence ATGTCAACTAGATACGATGTAAAGCCCAGGTTGGGCATCAGATTTTCATTACCCATGAGCATTCTCCTTTTCATAGGACTCCTGGTGATATCGCCCCTATTGTTATTTATATTCCTGGTACTGGTGAGTATTGGTATTCAGCCATTATTAGCATTAACCTTGACGCTGGGTTCATTATTGACAAGTTACGTGAACATAATGATCGCCGAAGTCACCTACTACATGCCCTTCACTGACCTCATTAAGTTCTTCCCAATACCAATCATTATACAGAGAGTCGATAAATTATTCCTTGAGGTGAATGTTGGTGGTGCCGTAATACCAATAGTAATATCGATATACCTAATAACCGAGTATTTAACAAAAAGCATTGTAGTCATCGTAGCATTTGCGGCATCGCTAGCCATATCCTCACTGATCATTTGGCAGAGTTCGAGGATAATACCCAATATCGGTATTACACTACCGACATCATTGCCGGTCCTTCTCACGCTAATATTCACCCTAATAGCAACAACACTACTCCACGCAAATCCACTGGCCTTCTCCTACAGCCTGGGCTCCCTATCGACATTACTGGGCGCTGACATATTGAATGTGGGGAGGGTCATAAGGACCATGAGGGGTTACGTATCGATCGGTGGAGCTGGAGTTTTTGACGGTATCTACATCACGAGCCTAATGTCATTGATCCTAGCCTCACTATACAGGGTGCTTCTCTAG
- a CDS encoding NfeD family protein: MKMKREVSILVIFIAALLVAPVIHALTPGSNTYVIHEVYVFNLNGEITDLTYEELQNALQLAESTPNSTLLILFETPGGELDAALSIVSSIENASVPVIGFVYPVGSYAWSAGTLVLISTTIAAMAPSTVIGSCQPVEINPITGQEEFINESKILNAISQYFIEVAEFRDRNATFAHDCVFYNTNLSPEDALKYGVINFVASNINSLLNEINGSAINGVTYYVIDPEITYYQPGIGYQVYEALLNSTIQDLLSGLGLLLAIVGFAVRHYYLAGVGIILMLIPLMTGLPINWLGLTLLIIGLAAIAIDVHAGFTTHMALFITGLVLTVLGIVLLQPTYSSPSWLIATNQVEARIVLYTLVAFVGGFGGFIAAKVIGIIRTKPLSEKLYWPINDVGVAVDDINKDEVGYVKVRGEYWRAMALESVRRDSKVLIVGIKDDTLLVKPLS, encoded by the coding sequence ATGAAGATGAAACGTGAGGTGTCAATACTAGTAATCTTTATCGCCGCATTATTAGTGGCGCCAGTAATACACGCACTAACGCCTGGTTCTAATACGTATGTTATTCATGAGGTATACGTATTTAACCTTAATGGCGAGATCACGGACTTAACATACGAGGAGCTACAGAATGCGCTGCAACTTGCTGAATCAACGCCTAACTCAACGTTATTGATATTATTCGAGACACCAGGTGGTGAATTAGATGCCGCGTTGAGTATTGTGTCGAGTATTGAGAACGCCAGCGTGCCTGTGATAGGTTTCGTTTATCCCGTCGGTTCATATGCCTGGTCTGCGGGCACGTTGGTTCTTATATCAACAACGATAGCCGCAATGGCCCCCAGCACGGTTATAGGTTCCTGCCAACCCGTCGAGATAAACCCAATAACTGGGCAGGAAGAGTTCATAAACGAGAGTAAGATACTCAATGCAATCAGTCAGTACTTCATTGAGGTTGCTGAATTTAGGGATAGAAATGCAACCTTTGCCCATGACTGCGTATTCTACAACACTAACCTTAGTCCTGAGGACGCGCTTAAGTACGGTGTCATAAACTTCGTGGCGAGTAATATAAATTCACTACTTAATGAAATAAATGGTAGTGCGATAAATGGGGTTACGTATTACGTGATTGATCCTGAAATTACGTATTACCAGCCTGGCATTGGTTACCAGGTCTATGAAGCTCTACTAAATTCCACTATCCAGGACCTACTGAGTGGACTAGGCCTATTACTGGCTATTGTTGGTTTTGCAGTAAGGCATTACTACCTAGCTGGTGTTGGCATTATTCTAATGTTAATACCATTAATGACAGGATTACCGATTAACTGGCTAGGCCTGACGTTATTAATAATAGGCTTAGCGGCAATAGCCATAGATGTTCATGCAGGCTTCACAACACACATGGCACTGTTCATTACAGGCCTAGTACTTACTGTGCTGGGCATTGTGTTACTGCAACCAACCTATTCATCCCCATCATGGTTAATAGCCACTAACCAAGTTGAGGCAAGGATAGTCCTCTACACACTGGTTGCCTTTGTTGGTGGCTTTGGAGGTTTTATCGCAGCTAAGGTAATAGGCATAATAAGGACTAAACCTCTCTCCGAGAAGTTATATTGGCCTATTAATGATGTTGGGGTTGCAGTTGATGATATTAATAAGGACGAGGTCGGTTACGTAAAAGTCAGGGGCGAGTACTGGAGGGCTATGGCACTTGAGAGCGTTAGGAGAGACTCAAAGGTCCTAATCGTCGGTATCAAGGATGATACGCTCCTCGTTAAGCCGCTGAGTTAG
- a CDS encoding slipin family protein, protein MLAQVLLQAGTLIVAAFLAIVLLIIVIAILAYSIRIVPEYQRIVKLRLGKYKGIYGPGIVFIIPVIDRPITMDLRVLSIDLSSQRALTKDNVEVTIDAAVYMRVIDASKAVLSVTDYRSATVTLGAAVLRDVIGMVDLDTLLTQREEVAKKIASIIDEHVSPWGVKVTAVAIKDIKLPDSLVRAMAAQAEAERMRRAKVILAQADYEASQMYLKAAETYAKNTISLSLRQLDTLLEVAKEHNLVLVVPSSLEVTAMSTLAAAALKKQQEGSGTT, encoded by the coding sequence ATGCTTGCTCAAGTATTACTTCAGGCGGGCACATTAATAGTTGCGGCATTTCTAGCAATAGTACTACTAATAATAGTCATAGCTATACTAGCGTACTCAATTAGGATAGTCCCTGAGTACCAGAGGATCGTTAAGCTTAGGCTTGGTAAGTACAAGGGTATTTACGGTCCTGGGATTGTGTTCATCATACCAGTTATCGACAGACCCATAACAATGGACCTCAGGGTCCTATCAATAGACCTATCTAGTCAGAGGGCCCTAACTAAGGACAACGTTGAGGTCACAATCGACGCTGCAGTGTACATGAGAGTCATTGACGCATCCAAGGCAGTGCTTTCAGTCACTGACTACAGGAGCGCCACGGTGACACTGGGAGCAGCGGTTTTAAGGGATGTTATTGGCATGGTTGACCTGGACACACTGCTCACGCAGAGGGAGGAGGTTGCCAAGAAGATAGCTTCGATCATTGATGAACACGTAAGTCCATGGGGCGTTAAGGTCACTGCCGTCGCCATAAAGGACATAAAGTTACCTGACAGTCTGGTTAGGGCCATGGCAGCCCAGGCAGAGGCTGAGAGGATGAGGAGGGCCAAGGTTATTCTGGCCCAGGCTGACTATGAGGCATCGCAGATGTACCTAAAGGCCGCGGAGACCTATGCGAAGAACACGATATCCCTATCCCTTAGGCAGCTCGATACCCTGCTGGAGGTTGCCAAGGAGCATAACCTGGTCCTGGTTGTGCCCAGTTCGCTGGAGGTTACAGCAATGTCGACGCTTGCCGCCGCTGCACTTAAGAAGCAACAAGAGGGTTCAGGCACAACGTAA
- a CDS encoding phosphoribosyltransferase produces the protein MADYHRYKWEDIERGALKLVQDILMNGFKPDVIMGISKGGVVLASLLSDMMGVPVDLMQLTHWDFGKSRDRVVIKYRPSIDVRNLNVLLIDDVSDTGLTLSAAKEELARAGAGEVRTAVLDYKVLSSKYVPDYYAYRWVKWVYIVYPWENFETFRNLSINEAKVVFADHELVKLQELMK, from the coding sequence ATGGCGGACTACCACCGGTATAAATGGGAAGATATTGAAAGGGGAGCCTTGAAGTTGGTTCAGGACATCCTGATGAATGGGTTTAAACCCGATGTGATAATGGGAATTTCTAAGGGTGGCGTTGTGCTGGCATCGTTGTTATCCGACATGATGGGGGTTCCCGTGGATTTAATGCAATTGACGCATTGGGACTTTGGCAAGTCCAGAGATCGGGTCGTCATTAAGTATAGGCCGAGCATTGATGTAAGGAACCTTAATGTGTTGTTAATCGATGATGTAAGCGATACTGGATTAACACTTAGTGCTGCTAAGGAGGAATTAGCCCGTGCAGGCGCGGGCGAGGTTAGGACCGCTGTCTTGGACTACAAGGTATTATCCAGCAAGTACGTCCCTGATTACTACGCCTATAGATGGGTGAAGTGGGTTTACATAGTGTATCCGTGGGAGAATTTCGAAACCTTCAGAAACCTTAGCATTAATGAGGCAAAGGTGGTATTTGCCGACCATGAGTTGGTTAAATTGCAGGAACTAATGAAGTAG
- a CDS encoding B12-binding domain-containing radical SAM protein: protein MVLPRYDVVLTTDRSMMSNYHGKEFLGFVTTGPLFITVGPFRKIGEWIHEYIAMPKMKVDKYGRPHQAPYGMRKIEAALLDAGISAAIIDPDHVHKYIPSARILMLSHHDYFGFNPPSSTWSAIVGRESLNAYSFRRFMTRIRPYVMDAKRNNGLKVVVGGPSAWQWLYLPELMGFFGIDSVFDGEGEKLAVEVVRRILNNEPVPRYVYVGVNDVPSIDEIPSIKYPAINGFVEIGRGCPRGCAFCSVTLRPLRWYPLEKIEEELKLHVKHGIVHGLIHSDDVPLYGSTGIELNPDKLIALHKLVKRYYLTIAWSHTTLASVLIAEKKYDKLATKIAEIIEDEHQDWWGAQVGLETGSRRLAKAIMPGKAAPFKIEDWWDVVEEALGVMHDIKLIPALTVIVGLPGETEDDVMETIELLDRIRPYRSLVVPMFYVPMNHIRAEKDGWIIKYNLMPEHIELMKKMFEHSIYWAKDIVNHFYLRGPQYWPVRAAVNYFINYVEGRVRSMYERLDQIAAEIKDRKLVSKVEAPKLLEMYGSSINDEEQQ, encoded by the coding sequence ATGGTATTGCCAAGGTATGATGTCGTGTTGACCACGGATCGATCGATGATGAGCAATTATCATGGTAAGGAGTTCCTCGGGTTCGTGACAACAGGCCCATTATTCATAACTGTAGGGCCCTTCAGGAAGATTGGTGAGTGGATTCATGAGTATATTGCAATGCCTAAAATGAAGGTTGATAAATACGGTAGGCCGCATCAAGCACCCTACGGTATGAGAAAAATAGAAGCCGCACTGCTTGATGCAGGCATTAGTGCTGCAATAATTGACCCCGATCACGTGCATAAGTACATACCCAGCGCTAGGATTCTCATGCTCAGTCACCATGATTACTTCGGATTTAACCCACCATCATCTACCTGGTCAGCCATTGTAGGCAGGGAATCACTAAATGCCTACTCCTTCAGGAGGTTCATGACGAGGATAAGGCCGTACGTAATGGATGCTAAGAGGAATAACGGGCTTAAGGTGGTTGTTGGCGGGCCCTCCGCGTGGCAATGGCTATACCTACCGGAATTAATGGGCTTCTTCGGCATTGATTCTGTGTTTGACGGTGAGGGCGAGAAACTTGCAGTTGAGGTAGTGAGGAGGATCCTAAATAACGAACCTGTGCCTAGGTATGTGTATGTTGGTGTAAATGACGTGCCAAGCATTGATGAGATACCATCAATAAAGTACCCCGCCATTAATGGATTCGTTGAGATCGGTAGAGGATGCCCAAGGGGCTGTGCCTTTTGCTCAGTAACCCTAAGGCCACTTAGGTGGTATCCACTGGAGAAGATTGAGGAGGAGTTGAAACTGCATGTGAAACACGGCATAGTACATGGCCTGATACACTCTGATGATGTACCGCTATATGGATCAACAGGCATTGAGTTAAACCCTGATAAGTTAATCGCGCTACATAAACTTGTTAAGAGGTACTATCTGACAATAGCCTGGAGCCACACGACCCTAGCTTCGGTTTTAATTGCCGAGAAGAAGTATGATAAGTTAGCCACAAAGATAGCGGAGATCATTGAGGATGAACACCAGGACTGGTGGGGTGCCCAGGTAGGTCTTGAGACTGGCTCCAGGAGGTTAGCCAAAGCCATAATGCCCGGTAAGGCCGCACCGTTTAAGATTGAGGATTGGTGGGACGTCGTTGAAGAGGCATTGGGTGTAATGCATGATATTAAGCTTATACCTGCCCTAACCGTGATTGTTGGATTACCTGGCGAGACTGAGGATGATGTTATGGAAACGATAGAACTCCTTGATAGAATAAGGCCCTACAGGAGCCTGGTTGTGCCCATGTTCTACGTACCCATGAACCATATTAGGGCTGAGAAGGATGGCTGGATAATTAAGTACAACCTAATGCCTGAGCACATCGAGCTAATGAAGAAGATGTTTGAGCACAGTATTTACTGGGCTAAGGATATTGTTAATCACTTCTACCTAAGAGGCCCACAGTATTGGCCTGTTAGGGCTGCGGTTAACTACTTCATTAATTATGTGGAGGGGAGGGTTAGGTCGATGTATGAGAGGCTTGACCAGATTGCCGCTGAGATTAAGGATAGAAAACTCGTGTCGAAGGTGGAGGCCCCTAAGCTCCTGGAGATGTATGGCTCATCCATTAACGATGAGGAACAACAGTGA